One stretch of Corynebacterium auriscanis DNA includes these proteins:
- a CDS encoding MFS transporter: MSSDVADADDSYGYGPNHVEEERSKQIAERSREKPLEQDDVTVVDKPLVKKAVTAASLGNCMEWYDMGVFGFLAAGVTEQVFYGESDWARVGVFGTLALGFVIRPFGGIFFGFLGDKIGRQKVLALTMLLMSLGTFLIGCLPSYNSIGIWAAVGLLACRFLQSFSTGGEYAGATTFIAEYAPDRKRAFLGSWLDFGTYAGFAIGSGTVTLLTAVLGTETMVDWGWRIPFLIALPMGMVGLYIRSKLEDSPAFKEEQQKSENRQKADDSRSRFKEIFSTHRRAFLVCLGLVVSFNVLVYVLTSYLPSYFTGVTDFSANRANMLVLYGCVLIVVCINMFGRLSDRVGRRVLILAAAIAQLVLAYPVFLLFRMDNLLAQIVGVTILGVILACFAAQQAASLPALFPTNVRFSALSIAFNIGICIFCGTIPLVADATFTGLKGKVPDNISMMIPAFMLIGASILCLICLRFVGESALQPLEGSKLQVDDESEIEEILRESRHHHNTWKRTHGRVNRNHRGNRN, encoded by the coding sequence GTGTCGAGCGATGTAGCAGATGCCGATGATTCCTATGGGTATGGTCCAAACCACGTAGAGGAGGAACGTAGTAAGCAGATCGCGGAGCGATCGCGTGAGAAGCCTCTCGAGCAGGATGACGTCACCGTTGTCGATAAGCCACTGGTAAAGAAAGCCGTGACCGCAGCGTCATTGGGCAATTGCATGGAGTGGTATGACATGGGCGTGTTCGGATTCCTCGCCGCGGGTGTGACCGAACAAGTCTTTTATGGTGAGAGCGACTGGGCCCGAGTGGGTGTCTTCGGCACCCTGGCGCTGGGGTTTGTCATCCGCCCATTCGGTGGAATCTTCTTCGGATTCCTCGGAGATAAGATCGGCCGCCAGAAGGTGTTGGCGCTAACGATGCTGCTGATGTCCCTGGGAACTTTCCTTATCGGTTGCCTGCCGAGCTACAATTCGATCGGCATTTGGGCTGCCGTGGGTCTGCTGGCATGCCGTTTCTTGCAGAGCTTCTCCACCGGTGGCGAGTATGCCGGTGCGACTACTTTCATTGCCGAATATGCCCCTGATAGGAAACGCGCGTTCTTAGGCAGCTGGCTGGACTTCGGTACCTATGCTGGATTCGCGATTGGTTCGGGAACGGTTACGCTTCTCACCGCTGTCCTGGGAACCGAGACAATGGTGGATTGGGGCTGGCGAATCCCATTCCTGATCGCGTTGCCCATGGGCATGGTTGGCTTGTATATCCGCTCTAAGCTGGAAGATAGTCCGGCTTTCAAGGAGGAGCAGCAGAAGTCCGAGAATCGCCAGAAGGCCGACGATTCACGCTCGCGGTTCAAGGAAATCTTTAGCACTCACCGTCGTGCATTTCTTGTGTGCCTCGGGCTGGTAGTCAGCTTCAACGTTTTGGTCTATGTTCTCACCAGTTACCTTCCCAGCTACTTCACTGGCGTAACCGACTTCAGCGCGAACCGTGCCAATATGCTGGTGCTGTACGGATGTGTTTTGATTGTTGTTTGCATCAATATGTTCGGTCGACTGTCCGATCGAGTCGGCCGTCGCGTGCTGATTCTGGCCGCAGCAATTGCGCAGTTAGTGCTCGCGTATCCTGTGTTCTTACTGTTCCGGATGGATAACCTGCTCGCACAGATAGTTGGGGTGACGATTCTCGGAGTAATCTTGGCATGTTTCGCTGCGCAACAGGCTGCGTCGTTGCCAGCACTGTTTCCCACCAATGTCCGTTTCAGTGCTCTTTCCATCGCTTTCAACATCGGTATCTGCATTTTCTGCGGCACTATCCCACTGGTGGCGGATGCTACCTTTACCGGGCTGAAAGGCAAGGTGCCGGACAACATCTCGATGATGATTCCCGCTTTCATGCTGATCGGCGCGTCTATCTTGTGCCTCATCTGCCTGCGCTTTGTAGGTGAGAGTGCATTGCAACCACTGGAGGGGTCCAAGCTTCAGGTGGATGATGAAAGTGAGATCGAAGAGATCTTGCGCGAGAGCCGTCATCACCACAACACGTGGAAGCGCACACATGGCCGAGTCAACCGGAATCACCGCGGTAACCGGAATTAG
- a CDS encoding ABC-2 transporter permease, whose product MENKAAMVTTTIMAIMIVTTTAGMAAGAHFDIVELNQPAMLVMTMALGSFLYFFSSVVLSGTENPIEPEHFGALPLRFKDILPGMLISTLVTSRGVISALNTLIMMVAGTSAFATTNNMAASIAWPFACLAQLLVTIVIGEACYSMIARIMHHRGWRELITTITSMLFILGFIGMALLANAFNAFPSYLLTTLSRWSPFGAAAGAAAELSHTPDWNSIPRALACVVIWAVAVVIFIALWTRAIEAGFRNPIHTEGGSQRGVATQKTTSDGRPPLMNRFAPNTQWGAIFSRGLLYWVRDNRLFYSTLTFPMLCVVYLVMGFTGNDSMLWIGLWMPAFSAVQLLSNVYGYDGPSNWLHIVAGVRGKTMVTARMVVGLLLASGLWVIVAIAVGIHEHFSAQWFVMGLVSFGAILGAMALGAFMSVVNPYPTSPPGINPMRDRSGGGGAAFASIFGGTVLLGIASIPGLVMTVMGTVDLPTNSITEIRLIGWVGLVVHFLIMASILWLAVRKASSRLDAGWPKIFYIVKAWK is encoded by the coding sequence ATGGAGAACAAGGCCGCCATGGTCACGACCACGATCATGGCCATCATGATCGTGACGACCACAGCGGGAATGGCAGCCGGGGCACATTTCGACATCGTCGAGCTGAACCAGCCTGCAATGCTCGTGATGACGATGGCACTGGGATCTTTCCTGTATTTCTTCTCCTCCGTCGTGCTCTCGGGGACGGAAAACCCCATCGAACCAGAGCACTTCGGCGCCCTCCCCTTGCGCTTCAAGGACATCCTGCCGGGCATGCTGATTTCTACGCTCGTCACCTCGCGAGGGGTCATCAGCGCGCTGAACACTCTAATCATGATGGTGGCCGGCACTTCAGCTTTCGCCACCACCAACAATATGGCAGCCTCCATCGCCTGGCCTTTCGCCTGCCTGGCCCAATTGCTCGTGACGATCGTAATCGGCGAAGCCTGCTACTCCATGATCGCCCGCATCATGCACCACCGTGGTTGGCGCGAACTCATCACGACCATCACCTCTATGCTCTTCATCCTGGGTTTCATCGGGATGGCCCTCCTCGCCAACGCATTCAATGCATTCCCCTCCTACCTGCTGACCACCCTCAGCCGGTGGTCCCCGTTCGGCGCAGCAGCAGGCGCTGCCGCCGAACTTTCACACACCCCAGATTGGAACAGCATCCCACGCGCCTTGGCGTGCGTAGTCATTTGGGCTGTCGCCGTCGTGATCTTCATCGCCCTGTGGACTCGCGCCATCGAGGCAGGCTTCCGCAACCCCATTCACACCGAAGGCGGGTCCCAGCGTGGCGTCGCCACCCAAAAAACAACTAGCGACGGCCGGCCACCTCTGATGAACCGCTTCGCCCCGAACACGCAATGGGGTGCGATCTTCTCCCGCGGATTGCTGTACTGGGTGCGCGACAATCGCCTGTTTTATTCCACCCTGACGTTCCCGATGCTGTGCGTGGTGTACCTGGTCATGGGCTTCACCGGCAACGATTCGATGCTATGGATTGGCCTGTGGATGCCAGCGTTCAGCGCCGTGCAGTTGTTGTCGAACGTTTATGGCTACGACGGCCCATCGAATTGGTTACACATCGTCGCTGGAGTCCGTGGCAAAACCATGGTGACTGCGCGCATGGTAGTTGGGCTCCTGCTCGCATCGGGCCTGTGGGTTATCGTCGCGATTGCGGTAGGTATTCACGAACACTTTTCCGCCCAATGGTTCGTCATGGGGCTCGTGAGCTTCGGAGCGATCCTGGGCGCTATGGCCCTCGGCGCTTTCATGAGCGTGGTGAACCCCTACCCCACCTCGCCGCCTGGGATCAACCCTATGCGGGATCGCTCCGGCGGAGGTGGAGCCGCGTTCGCCTCGATCTTCGGTGGAACGGTTTTGCTGGGCATCGCATCCATCCCCGGTCTCGTAATGACTGTGATGGGTACGGTCGACCTCCCCACGAACTCCATCACCGAGATACGCCTCATTGGATGGGTCGGCTTGGTCGTTCACTTCCTGATTATGGCAAGCATCTTGTGGTTGGCAGTTCGCAAGGCTTCTTCTCGTCTAGACGCCGGCTGGCCCAAGATCTTCTACATCGTAAAGGCATGGAAGTGA
- the serA gene encoding phosphoglycerate dehydrogenase has protein sequence MSQNTRPVVLIADKLAQSTVDALGDSVEVRWVDGPNRPELLKAVADADALLVRSATTVDAEVLEAAPKLQIVGRAGVGLDNVDISTATAKGVMVANAPTSNIHSACEHAISLLLSTARQIPAADKTLRDGEWKRSAFKGVEILGKTIGIVGFGHIGQLFAQRLAAFETEIIAYDPYANPARAAQLGVELVELDELMGRSDFVTIHLPKTKETAGMFNAELLGKAKKGQIIINAARGGLVDEQALADAIKSGHIRGAGFDVYDSEPCTDSPLFELDEVVVTPHLGASTVEAQDRAGTDVAASVLRALAGDFVPDAVNVSGGKVSEEVALWLNLATNLGRVAGELLGAAPTAVNVTAKGELSSESVDALGLAALRGVFTGFIDEQVTFVNTPTIAEERGVQLEVSTHDESVTHRSVLEVQVVAPDGTTATVTGALTGLERVDKIVRINDRGLDLRATGSNLFLVYKDQPGALGRVGVALGNEGINIDAAALSPNEGDGSATLVLRVDREVPAELLETIKSDLSTTAAFQLDF, from the coding sequence GTGAGCCAGAACACCCGTCCAGTTGTCCTCATTGCCGACAAGTTAGCGCAGTCCACCGTTGATGCGCTGGGAGATTCCGTTGAGGTGCGCTGGGTTGATGGACCCAACCGCCCAGAACTTCTCAAGGCAGTAGCAGATGCCGATGCTTTGCTGGTGCGTTCCGCAACCACCGTCGATGCCGAGGTGCTCGAGGCAGCTCCGAAGCTGCAGATCGTCGGTCGCGCCGGAGTCGGTCTCGACAACGTTGATATCAGCACCGCCACCGCCAAAGGCGTGATGGTTGCAAATGCGCCAACCTCTAACATCCACTCCGCATGTGAGCACGCTATTTCATTGCTGCTCTCTACTGCTCGCCAGATTCCTGCCGCAGACAAGACCCTGCGCGATGGAGAGTGGAAACGTAGCGCTTTCAAGGGTGTTGAGATCCTTGGTAAGACCATCGGTATCGTAGGCTTCGGTCACATCGGTCAGCTGTTCGCACAGCGTTTGGCTGCGTTCGAGACCGAGATCATCGCTTACGATCCTTACGCTAACCCTGCTCGCGCTGCACAGCTGGGTGTGGAGCTCGTTGAGCTGGATGAGTTGATGGGTCGTTCCGACTTCGTCACTATCCACCTGCCCAAGACTAAGGAAACCGCCGGCATGTTCAATGCCGAGTTGTTGGGCAAGGCAAAGAAGGGGCAGATCATCATCAATGCTGCTCGCGGTGGCCTGGTGGACGAGCAGGCCCTAGCAGATGCCATCAAGTCCGGGCACATCCGTGGTGCGGGATTCGACGTTTACGATTCCGAACCATGCACCGATTCTCCGCTGTTCGAGTTGGACGAAGTTGTCGTGACGCCACACCTAGGCGCATCCACGGTTGAGGCTCAGGACCGCGCTGGTACCGACGTTGCGGCTTCTGTTCTGCGCGCCCTCGCGGGGGACTTCGTACCGGATGCTGTGAACGTGTCTGGTGGCAAGGTCAGCGAGGAGGTTGCCCTGTGGTTAAACCTCGCTACCAACTTGGGGCGCGTTGCGGGTGAGCTGTTGGGGGCAGCTCCAACCGCAGTGAACGTGACCGCAAAGGGTGAGTTGTCGTCTGAATCCGTGGATGCGCTGGGCCTTGCGGCCCTGCGCGGTGTATTCACCGGTTTCATCGACGAGCAAGTGACCTTCGTTAACACCCCTACCATCGCCGAAGAACGCGGTGTGCAGCTGGAAGTTAGCACGCACGACGAGTCTGTCACCCACCGCTCGGTGCTGGAGGTGCAGGTAGTGGCTCCAGATGGAACTACCGCGACCGTGACAGGTGCGCTGACTGGTTTGGAGCGCGTGGACAAGATTGTTCGAATCAACGACCGTGGCTTGGATCTGCGTGCCACCGGTTCCAACCTGTTCTTGGTCTACAAGGATCAGCCGGGTGCGCTGGGCCGTGTTGGTGTGGCGTTGGGTAACGAAGGTATCAACATTGATGCTGCTGCACTTTCCCCGAATGAGGGCGACGGCTCTGCAACTCTCGTGCTGCGCGTGGACCGCGAAGTACCAGCGGAGCTGTTGGAGACGATCAAGTCGGACCTCTCTACGACCGCTGCGTTCCAGTTGGATTTCTAA
- a CDS encoding GTP-binding protein, producing MNTTAESHLQAQSGEPRQTPVTILSGFLGSGKTTLLNELLADVAGLADRRVAVVVNDFSEINIDAALIANEGHVERGEDRFIELTNGCICCTLREDLVESVGKLARSEEFDQIIIESTGISEPMPVAATFEWQWEDGTRLADIAPIDTMVTLVDASQFLSMIATKAKLTDRELGAVEGDERTIADLLVDQVEFADKIYVTKSDLVSPKQYAATAELVHRMNPRCGVEKLVEGQVIDEKGNSRPATRDILGANLYDEDTARAFQGYMDELANPHTPETEEYGISSIIFRGARPLDRTRLIQALRATKGLVRSKGYCWIADSLEHVQVWHQAGPDLRIQPATLWKGSGMTPGNEVVLIGVGFDAEAALKRFEAAMLTDEEAAALVE from the coding sequence ATGAATACGACGGCGGAGTCGCACCTACAGGCACAGTCGGGAGAGCCCCGCCAGACCCCTGTCACCATTCTTTCGGGATTTCTGGGTTCTGGTAAAACTACGCTGCTTAACGAGCTCCTTGCCGATGTCGCAGGGCTCGCCGATCGCCGAGTAGCCGTTGTTGTTAACGACTTTTCGGAAATTAATATCGACGCCGCCCTCATCGCCAATGAAGGTCACGTTGAACGAGGCGAAGATCGCTTTATCGAGCTCACAAATGGTTGCATCTGCTGCACGCTGCGCGAAGACCTGGTGGAATCTGTTGGAAAACTCGCGCGATCGGAGGAGTTTGATCAAATCATTATCGAATCCACCGGTATTTCTGAACCCATGCCCGTCGCTGCAACGTTTGAATGGCAGTGGGAGGATGGCACTCGTCTGGCGGATATAGCGCCCATCGACACCATGGTGACCTTGGTGGATGCTAGCCAATTTCTTTCCATGATAGCTACTAAGGCCAAGCTCACGGACCGTGAATTAGGGGCCGTGGAAGGCGACGAACGCACCATTGCGGACCTACTCGTTGACCAGGTGGAATTTGCTGACAAAATCTACGTGACCAAGTCGGACCTCGTATCACCCAAACAATATGCGGCGACAGCCGAATTGGTTCACCGTATGAATCCGCGTTGCGGCGTCGAAAAACTTGTAGAAGGACAAGTAATCGACGAAAAAGGAAACAGTCGACCAGCGACCCGTGACATCCTTGGGGCGAATCTATACGACGAAGATACCGCGCGAGCTTTCCAGGGATACATGGATGAATTAGCAAATCCGCATACTCCGGAAACGGAAGAGTATGGCATTAGTTCCATCATTTTCCGCGGGGCGCGCCCGTTGGATCGCACACGCTTGATCCAGGCGCTGCGGGCAACTAAGGGATTGGTGAGATCTAAGGGTTACTGCTGGATTGCTGACAGTTTGGAGCATGTGCAGGTGTGGCACCAGGCCGGGCCAGATCTGCGAATTCAGCCGGCGACCTTGTGGAAGGGGAGTGGGATGACACCGGGCAATGAGGTCGTATTGATTGGTGTGGGATTTGATGCGGAAGCGGCGCTGAAGCGATTTGAGGCGGCAATGCTCACGGATGAGGAGGCTGCGGCGCTGGTGGAGTAG
- the ilvC gene encoding ketol-acid reductoisomerase — MAIDVFYDSDADLSLIQNRKVAIIGYGSQGHAHAQNLRDSGVEVVIGLREGSKSRAKAEEAGFTVKSNAEAAEWADVIMLLVPDTSQAKVFTEEIEPNLKDGDALFFGHGLNIHFGLIKPAENITIGMVAPKGPGHLVRRQFVDGKGVPCLIAIEQDPKGEGRDVALAYASAIGGGRAGVIPTTFEAETVTDLFGEQAVLCGGTEELVKTGFEVLVEAGYEPEMAYFECLHELKLIVDLMFEGGIKNMNYSVSDTAEFGGYLSGPRVIDAGTKERMKDILKDIQVGTFTKRLVANVEGGNKELEDLRASYNDHQIEKTGEKLRDLMSWVKVDARAETA; from the coding sequence ATGGCTATCGACGTTTTCTACGACTCTGATGCTGACTTGTCCCTGATTCAGAATCGCAAGGTAGCGATCATCGGTTACGGTTCCCAGGGGCACGCACACGCCCAGAACCTCCGCGATTCCGGAGTCGAGGTCGTCATTGGCTTGCGCGAAGGCTCCAAGTCCCGTGCAAAGGCTGAGGAAGCGGGCTTCACTGTAAAGTCCAACGCCGAGGCGGCCGAGTGGGCAGATGTGATTATGCTGCTGGTTCCCGATACTTCCCAGGCCAAGGTCTTCACCGAGGAAATCGAGCCCAACTTGAAGGATGGTGATGCGCTGTTCTTTGGCCACGGCCTGAACATCCACTTTGGCCTGATCAAGCCAGCTGAGAACATCACCATCGGCATGGTTGCTCCTAAGGGGCCAGGCCACTTGGTGCGTCGCCAGTTTGTGGACGGCAAGGGTGTTCCCTGCTTGATCGCTATTGAGCAGGACCCGAAGGGCGAAGGCCGTGACGTAGCATTGGCCTACGCATCTGCAATTGGCGGTGGCCGTGCGGGCGTCATCCCAACGACCTTCGAAGCAGAGACCGTTACCGACCTGTTTGGTGAGCAAGCCGTGCTGTGTGGTGGTACGGAAGAGCTGGTCAAGACTGGTTTTGAGGTGCTGGTCGAGGCTGGATACGAGCCTGAGATGGCTTACTTCGAGTGCTTGCACGAGCTAAAGCTGATTGTGGACCTGATGTTCGAGGGTGGTATCAAGAACATGAATTACTCCGTGTCTGACACGGCGGAGTTCGGTGGCTACCTGTCCGGTCCTCGCGTTATCGATGCGGGCACCAAGGAGCGCATGAAGGATATCCTCAAGGATATCCAGGTCGGCACCTTCACCAAGCGCCTCGTGGCCAACGTTGAGGGCGGCAACAAGGAGCTCGAGGATCTGCGTGCTTCCTACAATGACCACCAGATCGAGAAGACCGGCGAAAAGCTGCGCGATCTGATGAGCTGGGTCAAAGTAGACGCACGCGCAGAAACCGCATAA
- the ilvN gene encoding acetolactate synthase small subunit, producing the protein MSEVHTLSVLCEDVEGIISRISGMFTRRAFNIISISSGRTEVEGVNRITIVVEGEDHIIEQITKQLNKLIPVLKVTRHDPKAIVSRGLLMVKVSADNSNRTQVVEAAKLFRAHVVDVGPESLIVECTGTPSKLQALLDVLEPFGIRELVESSLTAIGRGPKAMYPARL; encoded by the coding sequence ATGTCCGAAGTTCATACTCTTTCAGTCCTGTGCGAGGACGTGGAAGGCATTATTTCCCGTATTTCGGGGATGTTCACGCGCCGCGCTTTCAACATCATCTCCATCAGTTCGGGCCGCACGGAGGTAGAAGGTGTTAACCGGATCACCATCGTGGTGGAGGGTGAAGATCACATCATTGAGCAGATTACGAAACAACTCAATAAGCTGATCCCCGTGTTGAAGGTGACGCGCCACGACCCAAAGGCGATCGTCTCTCGTGGTTTGCTGATGGTGAAGGTATCCGCGGATAACTCCAACCGCACCCAGGTCGTGGAGGCGGCGAAACTCTTCCGTGCTCATGTGGTTGATGTTGGTCCTGAATCCCTCATTGTTGAGTGCACGGGTACTCCGTCTAAGCTGCAAGCTCTGCTGGACGTGCTGGAACCATTTGGTATCCGGGAGCTCGTGGAATCCAGCTTGACCGCGATTGGCCGTGGTCCGAAGGCGATGTATCCTGCCAGGCTCTAA
- a CDS encoding ABC transporter ATP-binding protein, with translation MIHPNDPLNTAGAESNGADASGAEQSRTSLPAYPSYPTSLTSQDPHSPVPAVRMHGLTKDFSGHVAVNNLTLDIPRGSFYGFVGPNGAGKTTAITMATGLLEPTSGNAWIAGHPMWGDASPSDVYAAKQSYGLLADGLPVFDRLTAAEYLQYMGALRKLPQEDISQRSSELLAALDLTGTGKKKIVDFSAGMTKKILLAGALVHSPQVLLLDEPFEAVDPVSAQVIKEILKQFVAVGGTVVISSHVMELVEGLCSHVAIIAQGQVRAAGTLDEVRGGIPLVDRFVELVGARHLQEGSLQWLRGEPQ, from the coding sequence ATGATCCACCCCAATGATCCACTTAACACCGCCGGCGCCGAGTCGAACGGCGCCGATGCTTCCGGCGCCGAACAATCCCGTACTTCCCTCCCCGCTTACCCCTCTTACCCCACGAGTCTCACTTCCCAGGACCCACACTCTCCCGTCCCCGCGGTTAGAATGCATGGCCTGACCAAGGATTTCAGCGGGCATGTCGCAGTCAACAACCTCACGCTCGACATCCCCCGCGGCAGTTTCTACGGATTCGTTGGACCCAACGGCGCGGGCAAGACCACCGCAATCACCATGGCCACGGGGTTGCTCGAGCCAACTTCGGGCAACGCTTGGATCGCGGGCCACCCAATGTGGGGCGACGCCTCGCCCTCCGATGTTTACGCCGCCAAACAGTCTTACGGCCTGCTCGCCGACGGTTTGCCAGTGTTCGATAGGCTCACCGCCGCGGAATACCTGCAGTACATGGGCGCACTTCGCAAGCTGCCACAGGAGGACATCTCCCAGCGCAGCTCTGAACTTCTCGCTGCCCTCGATCTGACGGGCACGGGCAAGAAGAAGATCGTGGATTTCTCGGCGGGCATGACGAAGAAGATCCTGCTGGCGGGAGCACTCGTCCACAGCCCACAGGTTTTGCTGTTAGATGAGCCTTTCGAAGCAGTCGACCCCGTCTCCGCCCAGGTGATTAAGGAAATCCTGAAGCAGTTCGTTGCCGTAGGCGGTACGGTGGTGATTAGCTCGCACGTCATGGAGCTTGTAGAGGGGTTGTGCTCCCATGTGGCGATCATTGCGCAGGGGCAGGTCCGTGCAGCAGGTACGCTCGACGAGGTTCGTGGCGGAATCCCCCTGGTCGATCGTTTCGTCGAGCTCGTTGGTGCTCGCCACTTGCAGGAGGGCTCACTGCAGTGGCTGCGCGGAGAGCCACAATAG
- a CDS encoding alpha/beta hydrolase produces the protein MKHLSASHRRAMTLALTAATTFSSTAAVASAQEIPSNANEPTGSALLSSGNNGGLSFLPGGKLYEAPEEIPAAQPATIKLDNRTPGYSDQESFRQIAARHENVIEVTAHSEAMGVDVPLLVLRPKDPAKRDNAPTIYALNGLDGGDGWFANTNAIEFYGERNVNVVMPITGGFTYYTDWQRGEGTNPEFAKQQWETFLTRELPDPLETALNANKKRAIMGVSMSATSVLLAAQHNPGLYDAVGSFSGCASTTSLLGRFVVSTVLDRREDGASPTDMWGETSSDYAKYNDPYLNARKLRADYQGKDLAVYISSASGLAGADDLTLTNPLAPGDRDFAANLVIAGGPIDMGANLCTHAFNSRLRAEGVPVTSKFYPTGTHQWGVFRRSLADSWPTFEKALFK, from the coding sequence GTGAAACACCTCTCTGCATCCCACCGACGGGCGATGACACTCGCACTGACTGCTGCGACCACGTTTTCGTCTACTGCCGCCGTAGCCTCCGCGCAGGAGATACCATCGAATGCGAACGAACCCACGGGTTCCGCACTTTTAAGTTCCGGGAACAACGGTGGCCTGAGCTTCCTGCCAGGTGGAAAACTCTATGAAGCACCAGAGGAGATTCCGGCCGCACAGCCCGCAACCATCAAGCTGGACAACCGTACGCCAGGTTATTCCGATCAAGAATCATTCCGGCAAATTGCAGCCCGCCATGAAAATGTTATTGAGGTAACCGCGCACTCCGAAGCGATGGGAGTGGACGTTCCCCTGTTGGTCCTACGACCCAAAGATCCAGCCAAGCGCGATAACGCACCTACGATCTACGCTCTCAACGGGCTAGATGGTGGTGACGGTTGGTTCGCGAACACCAACGCGATTGAGTTCTATGGCGAGCGGAATGTCAATGTTGTTATGCCGATCACGGGCGGATTCACCTACTACACGGACTGGCAACGTGGTGAAGGAACCAACCCGGAATTCGCTAAGCAGCAATGGGAGACATTCCTCACCCGCGAGCTGCCCGACCCGCTCGAAACGGCCCTCAACGCGAATAAGAAACGCGCCATTATGGGCGTTTCGATGTCCGCGACATCGGTTCTCCTTGCAGCGCAACACAATCCCGGCCTTTACGACGCCGTCGGGTCGTTCTCCGGTTGCGCGTCTACCACCAGCTTGCTGGGGCGGTTTGTTGTCAGCACCGTGCTTGATCGTCGTGAAGACGGTGCTTCACCCACCGATATGTGGGGCGAGACCTCAAGCGATTACGCAAAATATAACGACCCATATTTGAACGCTCGCAAGCTGCGCGCGGATTACCAAGGTAAAGATCTTGCTGTATATATCTCCTCGGCGTCTGGATTGGCCGGGGCAGATGACCTCACGCTGACTAACCCGTTGGCGCCAGGTGATAGAGATTTTGCAGCCAATCTAGTGATCGCTGGAGGACCTATCGACATGGGAGCTAACTTGTGCACCCACGCGTTCAACAGCCGGCTTCGTGCCGAGGGCGTGCCGGTGACCTCGAAGTTCTACCCCACCGGTACGCACCAGTGGGGAGTATTCCGGCGCAGTTTGGCCGATTCTTGGCCAACGTTCGAAAAAGCCCTGTTCAAATAG
- a CDS encoding 3-isopropylmalate dehydrogenase yields the protein MKLAVIAGDGIGTEVTAEALKVLHALRDDVDITEYDLGARRYLATGETLTEEDLASIKEHDAILLGAIGDPRSVPAGVLERGLLLPLRFKLDHAVNLRPSKLYPGASSPLKNPGEIDFVVVREGTEGLYAGNGGTLREGTDQEVACEVSQNTYYGVERVVRDAFERATTRRNKLTWVHKTNVLVNAGSLWQRAIETVGAEYPGVAVDYCHIDAATIYMVTDPGRFDVICTDNLFGDILTDLAGAVTGGIGLAASGNIDPSRRYPSMFEPVHGSAPDIAGQGIADPCAAILSVALMLRHLGDDANAEAIEAAVLEEASSRDGSQVKTAEVGDRIVAAVRG from the coding sequence ATGAAACTCGCTGTGATTGCTGGCGACGGTATCGGCACTGAAGTTACTGCCGAGGCGCTGAAGGTTCTACACGCATTGCGTGACGACGTCGACATCACCGAATATGACCTCGGCGCGCGCCGCTACCTCGCTACAGGGGAGACCTTGACTGAGGAGGATTTGGCGTCGATTAAAGAACACGATGCAATCCTGCTGGGTGCGATCGGCGACCCTCGCAGTGTGCCGGCCGGTGTGTTGGAGCGCGGGCTGCTGCTGCCACTGCGTTTCAAGTTGGACCACGCAGTTAATCTGCGGCCGTCGAAGCTGTACCCCGGTGCGAGTTCGCCGCTGAAGAACCCGGGTGAGATTGATTTTGTCGTCGTGCGTGAGGGGACCGAGGGGTTGTACGCGGGCAACGGCGGCACCCTGCGCGAGGGGACGGATCAGGAAGTTGCCTGCGAGGTCAGTCAGAATACGTACTACGGGGTCGAGCGCGTGGTTCGTGATGCGTTCGAGCGCGCGACGACACGGCGTAACAAGTTGACTTGGGTACATAAGACGAATGTGCTGGTCAACGCAGGTTCTCTATGGCAGCGCGCCATCGAAACCGTGGGTGCAGAGTATCCCGGTGTGGCGGTGGATTACTGCCACATCGATGCCGCAACCATCTACATGGTCACCGACCCTGGCCGATTCGATGTCATTTGCACGGACAACTTGTTCGGCGATATTCTCACGGACCTGGCGGGAGCCGTGACGGGCGGGATTGGCTTGGCGGCTAGTGGCAACATCGATCCGTCGCGCCGGTACCCCTCGATGTTCGAGCCCGTGCACGGCTCCGCGCCTGATATTGCTGGCCAGGGCATTGCTGATCCATGTGCGGCTATCTTGTCGGTTGCCTTAATGCTTCGCCATTTGGGGGACGACGCCAACGCCGAAGCCATCGAGGCAGCTGTCTTGGAGGAAGCCTCCAGCCGCGACGGCTCTCAGGTAAAGACCGCGGAGGTGGGCGACCGTATTGTGGCGGCGGTCCGGGGGTAG